The Amycolatopsis coloradensis sequence TCCGTGCGACTGACGCCCAGACGCGCGCGAAAGAGAAGACGGCCGTTGTCATCCATCTTCACAACGTGATGCGGAGTGCTCCGCGCGCCGAGGCAAAAGCAGTGCAGACCCCATTTCGCCAGGTCATCCGGGTCATCGTCGAGGTGATCCATGACCGAAAGACATACCACACCGGCAGCGCTATAACCTCGACCTAACTAGAGGTCCAGGGTTCGTGACCAGGGACGCAAGAGCTTGAGTTCACCTATGGACGAACTTTTAGCGTCTTCGTCATGAGCAAAGAAACCACCGCCCAGTCCCCCGTTCGCCTCGCCGTGATCATCGGCAGTGTCCGCCACGAACGCTTCGCCGACGCCATCACGGGCTGGCTGCTGGCCGAACTCGCCGCGATCGACGGCCTGGAAGTCGACCCGATCGACCTCGCCGACGTCGATCTCCCGCTGCAGGGAACGCGGCCCGGCGGCACCCGGACGGTGATCAGCGACAGGCTGCGCGCGGCCGACGCCTACCTCGTCGTCACCCCGGAGTACAACCACAGTTTCCCGGCGGCGCTGAAGAACGCGATCGACTGGCACTTCACGGAATGGGCGTACAAGCCCGTCGGGTTCGTCGGTTACGGCGCGGGTTCGGGCGGCATCCGCGCGATCGAGCAGCTGCGGCTGATCTTCCCCGAGCTGCGGGCGACCACGATCCGCGACGCGGTCCTGCTGAACGCGCCGTGGACCCGGCTCGGTCCGAACGGCTACGAGGGCACCGAAGGCGAACGCGGCGCGCTGGTAGCGACGATGACCGAACTGACCTGGTGGGCCCGCACCCTGCGCGCCGGACGCGTCGCGGATCAGGTGAGTGCGGCATGAACCGCCTGACCGCACAAGAACTGCGTATCGCGGCGGTGATCGCGCTCGGCGGCTTGATGGCCGTTCTCGACACCACGATCGTCGCCGTCGCGCTGCCGCGGTTCATGACGACCTTCTCCGCGTCCCTCACCACGATCCAGTGGATCGTGACCGCGTACGCGCTCGGCATGGTCGCGGCGATGCCGCTCGCCGCGACCTTCGCGCTGCGGTGGGGAGCGCGCCGGGTGTATCTGATCGCGCTGCTCGTGTTCGCGGTGGCGTCCGCGGCGGCCGGAGCCGC is a genomic window containing:
- a CDS encoding NAD(P)H-dependent oxidoreductase; this encodes MSKETTAQSPVRLAVIIGSVRHERFADAITGWLLAELAAIDGLEVDPIDLADVDLPLQGTRPGGTRTVISDRLRAADAYLVVTPEYNHSFPAALKNAIDWHFTEWAYKPVGFVGYGAGSGGIRAIEQLRLIFPELRATTIRDAVLLNAPWTRLGPNGYEGTEGERGALVATMTELTWWARTLRAGRVADQVSAA